GCTTATCTTATTGGAAATTGTGGACTAATGTGCAATagtatcaaataaatatttattaatttaaaagtgttaagtaaaataaatttttatttcattcaagttTTCATCATACAGCTGCATTAAAAAAATCCTGTTGTCTTAAACACCCAGTGTTTAGGTATGACATTTCTACTAATAAATGAACTTAATTAAGATGATAGTAAAATTGTGGACATAATTTTGCCCTTGTATAAAAGTAagaaatatgaattaatttttaattgctaatttattgcaaaaaaataacaaaaaattgtcatccatatttttgtgaaaaacaTGTCTTAGTTAAGAAGGTTTATATTATGAATACATTCTAATGACAGTCCACCTTTACAAATAACTTATATTAAAACTGCCTAAAGCATATTtactttttaaactattttttttctttctccacATATGTATATCACTAGTAATTTTTAAAGTGGTTAAATTACCTTTACTCTTTGCTAAAATTTATTTGATCATTGACTCTGAAATGTTGCGTAACACTAGTTTTTTCAGCATTAGTGTATTTTAATCTATACAACTTTTTTCTTTACTGAGATGTGTTACGACTTTCTACACAATCTCCTGTACTTAATCCTTATGTTTATATGCTATTTAAATCCTTGTGTAGAAGCTGTTAGGTAAATTTTGGTGATAAACAATGGGGaacaaatatgattttttatcTGCATCTTATTCTTCTAATAACCATGAACAAAtatcacaatttatttttttgcttaaaaatttgtatttttcaataaagaaaagttttaagtaggtatcaattTAAAATTCTTGCAGAAACGCTTCACTTCTAATGGCAGGTCTGTGACATTAATTTGCTGCGCTCTAGCATTCTCAATAGGCACATGGGTAAGAACGACTCAAAACACACAATGTGTCGGCACTGCATCCAAAACAAAattcttaatattttgtttgaaaaccaTGTGTATCAAACACatcccaaaatattttaaaattattttgttcttgacttgaaggaaataaatataaatctctGCGGTCAGGCTGTGCTAGATGTGACAATCGGGACAGTACAGCAGtaattattttctatttgtaTTTAGTATGTTAAATATATGGGCATATAAACATATACATTTTATCCTTGGAACTAAATGTAAATTCAGTTGTAGTTGTTGAAAAGACCTAGGTCTAAGAGAGAATCGAATTAAGTGTTATTTGTAGGCCTACTAGGTATATAGTTTGTTTTTTCGAAAGTGGTAACATTTTTAAGAGTACATGTAGGTGTAAATAATGTATAAGAACTATTGACTGCTCATACTTGACTTCGCTGGATGTAGTCAGCCTAACTGCATTATTATCATAAATTCTTAATAAAAgtatttcaataacaaataagttTTTGGCTCCGTATGGTTAAATAATCCACAGGAAATTGTATGCATTTTTTCAACATAATAAGTAAATCATGCATGAAACGGTTCTTTGTTACATTATTGAACTTGGCCAATGTTACCATACCTGCTGTACACATTTAATGGGTTTTGGTGTATTCTATTCTGCTTTGAAATGGGAGGTTAGAGGCGAGGATTGCGTCATGAGTCAAGCCGATAAAAGAAGATTAAAATTCTGACATTTAAAATGGactttgtgtgtatgtgtgtggctgtgtgtgagagagagaaaaggaggggggggggggggttgtaagttTCTGCctcgattattttatttagccCTAATCATAAATTTTGatagattattttaataaaatacccaACACATACATGTTCCTTATGAAGTGTTACAGTATGTTAGCAGGTAGCATGTCTCAAGCTGGCTTGCTCACTTGTGTAGGGAAATTTATCTGCAGGGTATTCAAATGTGGTAATACTTTTCCTTGTTTTCAAATAACAGGCTTACTCCTTCTGTTTCTGGATGTCAGATTCTGATGTCACTTTTCTTTCTCCCTGGAATTATTTTTACAGATTTTGACTAATTCGTAGTATGTGCATGTATAATCGAAAGTCtttttcctgcaatttttttttgtattttgttacaTAAAAGACTACCTATTTATATACATTTGATattcataatttataaattttataaagaaaataaagtaattatggCAACACAATTTGTAGTGGATATtaactgttttgttttaaaaagtgtttttttttttttttttttttttttcattttacaaatAGCCTTGACTTGAGAATATTCACTAAACAAAGAAAACTTATGTTTCAGGAACAAACATCATAAACCGAAAAGGAAACTGACTTTTGTTCATGATGGGCTGAATAAGAAGCGGAAGATAAGATCACTGCCACACCAGTCAGCATGTGTCAGCAAGCTACAAAATGGAAGTGGTTTTATTTGTCATACAGGAAATTTTGCCCATTCAAATGTAACCAATGGTTTACCTGCACCACATTTGGAACAAGATCACCAAAATAAAGCAAGTTTGGGTTTGGCTGTGAACGAACCTCAGGAACTACATGCTTCACAGAGTGTACCTAGTTCTGTTTTGAACATCCAAAGAAATGGAATGACACTTCAAAGTGATGGAACAGACTGGAACAGGAATTGTGTGGGTATAAATAGTTTGTCTGTTGTATCACCGAACCCGGGGATGGATACAAGTAGGCTGCAGGATTATACAGATGTGTCATCTGGAGGAACCATCAGCACAGAAATGCAGAAAAAGATAAACATGAAAACATTAAgtgaaaaatttcaaataactggatTAGAAATCAAGCCAGCGAAAGCAGTGCCAACCTCTACGAATGGAGTCCATAATACTTGGGGACGAAGTGTTTCTCTGGATATCAAACCATCTTATTTGCTGAAGACAACTGAAGCAGAAATTAACAGCAATAACACAATGAGTTTAAAGCCAGCATCCTCTGGGAAATGTGAAAATAGTTTGTCAGATGGATCAAAAAAATCTTATGCTGTTATGCATGCTGGTAAAATGCAAGCTCGCTCTAATAACATTTTGTCTCATCCAGCCACATCAAACACTGGTGCAACAGCCAATATGTCTATTGAAGATGCAGCAGTGGCCCAACTTCCACCCGGTACAACACTGACATTGCAATCCATTTCTGCCAAGAAGGTGCCAGTCACCAATGAAAACAGTGCCAGCTACCCTGTGTTTGACAAAAAATCAAATACATACAAATATTCAAGTGATAGGTCctcttcagtatcaaaagaaaattGTAATGGGAGAGTTGGGGTCAGTAATGATCATCCTAAGAAtaaaaatttccataaaaatgaatcaattaataatattacttttCACACTGATAAGTTTGCTACTGAAAAACCTAAAAATAACAGGGTTTTGCTGTCATCAGATTCCCAAACAAAAATCAGTGATGTCTTTATCAAGACTGAAGTAGATCTAAATAATCCACATTTTGTGCTGAATGTACAAGAGAACTCAGTTATTCGTAACCCTTCCCTCAGTAACCATATACCAGAATCTCCTCAAACATATTTAGATATGCCAGATATATCAGATAAAATTTCAAGTTCCACTTCTAAGCTAGTTTCTCACGTTTGGAAAAGAAGCAATAGTGAAACACACAAAATGAGTAAATTTATTCCACTTCAAAGAAGGCATTCTCTTGATCAGTACAGCGATGGTGGGCAACGTTTCTTGGAGTATCCCATGCAACTGCAAAAAGATAAGACCATTAAACATCCTGATTCTACACAATACCATCACAGACAACGGCCTAACATTTTTAGGAAAACACACGTGTTGGAGCGCAACGTAAATTGTGGTAGTGCTTCAAACAAAACTGATTGTATGCTTTCTTCCCAAACTTTATCAAAAGATTTGCCTGGTTCTGCATCACAGGCTGATTGTGCCAATCACATAGAAGGAAAGGAAAAGCACACATCTGTACAAATCCAACAAAATTCAGCCCAGTACAATTCCAACAGCATGATGCCAAGTCAAAGTAAAAATGTCCAAGTCAAAAATGAGGACTGTGAAGAAAATCCAGAGGAAAGTACGTgcaaagaaacaaaaatattatctgtTGTTAATTCATCTAGAAGCAAATGCCTTTCAAGAAGGCATTCTTCTTGCACTTCTAACCATTCTTCACTGAAAAAGAAATTGAAGCTTTTATTTGGTGAAAGTGATGAAGATATTGTATTAGACGACAACTGCCCTTCACCTGAAAAGATTTTTAGAAGACtttcaaacacaaattttaacatgtCCTCTCCAACACATGAAGTTTCAAAGATCAGCACAAGTAGTAAACCATCAATATCTGAAAATTTAACTCTTGATGCAGGAAATTTGGTGCAGTTAGATCTCAGCGGTTCAAGCATTGATAAATTATTTCCAAGTGCTGCTGATAATGAAGGTGGTAATTCAGATAAAATACAAATTCTTCCTCACCTAGATGACATCAATTCCAATCTAACTACTTTGGATGCTATTGACACTCATAATGGTCAAAATCATGCAGAGCAAACAGATTCTATGGAAATACATTCAGAATCATTTATACAGAATGATGTTCTGCCAATTCCTATTTTAACACAATGCATTACAACAGAGAACAGTGGAAGTAGTGATACATCAGAGAAAACTCAGCTGCACTTACAGTCTGCAGTTAGTGATTCccttgaaaatgtaattttaacacATTCCTCTGTAAACTTGTCTGAAATAAATGATGCTGTTACTACAAATAATGATTTAGAGTCAAGTGGTTCTGCCAAAATTCAGCCAGATGATCCACAAAGTAAATGTGATGGTCTTTTAAACAATTCTGCATTGTTCGATGAAGTTTCAACAGATAATGCTGAGTTTCGTGGTTTCCAGACACAGTTGCCTTCTGGTAATGATGTAGTTACCCCGAAAATTCCCTCGGAAAATGTACCTCATTATCCGCAAACACAGAAGACTTCTGAAGCAAATGGCTGGGTTCATTGCAGATCAGGTGAAATGTTGTCACCCGTGAAATCTGCTGTACTTGAGGTGTCCATTAAAGTACTTGATGCAGCACATAGTGACAGGCTCAGCTTGGATGTCAGTCAAGTTCTTGAAACCAATAAACCTGGTGGAACTGGATCACCCCTTGATTTGGATTGTAACAATCATGCTCGGCCATCCAACAGTACAGATCCATTTGATGGAAATGATGCAAGCATGGTCTCAGATGTGCAGGCCCAACAGCCAGAAAATAATGAATCTACCATAGCAGCTCCTATGATGGAGGCACAGTTGCCTGCATGCTCAGAGGATAATAGTATAAGCAATAGCTTGAATGAGAGTTCTAGCTCAGAAAATGTCTATGAGATAAAAGAGTCAGCAGGTACATTGTCAACTGAAGTACAGAGTGAAATAGTCAAAAATATGTCTGTCTGTGAAAATGTTGCCACTGTAGATTCTGCTGGACCAGTAGAACAGGTGAAACCATTATGTTGTACCAAAGATAGTATTAGTGAAACGGTGGAAGTGATTGCTCCACATTTGCCAGTTAAACAGGAGATTAattgtgataaaattaaaaataacttgtgTGAAGCAGACGGTGGTTATACAACTGTAAATGATCCTCTGCCTTTGAATAGTGATGTTGAGGCTGCAAAAGAGATTGTTGACTGTCCCTCTCACCATGAGCGAGGAAATTCTATTGGAATGTCATCTGCTCTGAGTGTAGCTAACTGTCTAAGTTCTAATCACTTGAAAGAAAGAATGGAAAAAGTGAATTCATCTGTTACAGTCACTGCACAGAATTGCCTGAATCAAAATGTGACTAATTCTCCAGTAATGGATAGTCAAATTCCTCAGGGGAATCTCGACCAAGAAATAGTTGCAAGAAACGATGCTGTTGAAGCTGCTCCTGTGAACGCGAATGTTCAACCTGGTTCTCCGAAGAATATTGTTCCAAATGATCCTGCTCCAAATAATTGTCATATTGGAACCATACGAGTGAAAGATGTTAATTCTTTGGTTGAACCTGCATTAGCAAGAGTACAGCAGTATGACTTTAATTCCAAGGCATTTGAAAAATTCACTGTTGTTGTTTTCACAATATTGCAGAACAGAAGTCGTTTTATTCAGCGCCAGGCAGAAGCACAGATGTTACCAGAAGAGTACAGTAAGATTGAGTATGAATCAGCTTTAAGAGACTATACAGTTACTCTCTATGGTCGGGAATTGATGTTCACTGATTTTGTATTAGAAAATTATGGTTCATTGACAGAAGAAATATGCATGGCAACTTTATCAAGAATTGAATCTGTGTATGGTAAAAAATATTCATATGATGATTTTCAGATTTGTTTAAAGGACCTCAATAAGTTGAGAATCAATCGTTTAACacaggaatataaaaaaaaatgtgaaagaaACTCTGTGTCTGGGAAAGTTGATTCAAGACCGTGGGGAGTGGATTCTACAGATAATTCAACCCATTCCAAACCTATTGGTGTTCATCAAGAGTCTGGTAATGTTTCAGACAGagttaatata
This genomic window from Bacillus rossius redtenbacheri isolate Brsri chromosome 6, Brsri_v3, whole genome shotgun sequence contains:
- the LOC134532707 gene encoding uncharacterized protein LOC134532707 isoform X2, coding for MDTSRKCSEKIGKAKLTRSLRTWLLSCGGRQNRRRHLEKLRETLVELGNVQTMKKAIFQLSMRCEVSVEKLTQEEINKYSKRNKHHKPKRKLTFVHDGLNKKRKIRSLPHQSACVSKLQNGSGFICHTGNFAHSNVTNGLPAPHLEQDHQNKASLGLAVNEPQELHASQSVPSSVLNIQRNGMTLQSDGTDWNRNCVGINSLSVVSPNPGMDTSRLQDYTDVSSGGTISTEMQKKINMKTLSEKFQITGLEIKPAKAVPTSTNGVHNTWGRSVSLDIKPSYLLKTTEAEINSNNTMSLKPASSGKCENSLSDGSKKSYAVMHAGKMQARSNNILSHPATSNTGATANMSIEDAAVAQLPPGTTLTLQSISAKKVPVTNENSASYPVFDKKSNTYKYSSDRSSSVSKENCNGRVGVSNDHPKNKNFHKNESINNITFHTDKFATEKPKNNRVLLSSDSQTKISDVFIKTEVDLNNPHFVLNVQENSVIRNPSLSNHIPESPQTYLDMPDISDKISSSTSKLVSHVWKRSNSETHKMSKFIPLQRRHSLDQYSDGGQRFLEYPMQLQKDKTIKHPDSTQYHHRQRPNIFRKTHVLERNVNCGSASNKTDCMLSSQTLSKDLPGSASQADCANHIEGKEKHTSVQIQQNSAQYNSNSMMPSQSKNVQVKNEDCEENPEESTCKETKILSVVNSSRSKCLSRRHSSCTSNHSSLKKKLKLLFGESDEDIVLDDNCPSPEKIFRRLSNTNFNMSSPTHEVSKISTSSKPSISENLTLDAGNLVQLDLSGSSIDKLFPSAADNEGGNSDKIQILPHLDDINSNLTTLDAIDTHNGQNHAEQTDSMEIHSESFIQNDVLPIPILTQCITTENSGSSDTSEKTQLHLQSAVSDSLENVILTHSSVNLSEINDAVTTNNDLESSGSAKIQPDDPQSKCDGLLNNSALFDEVSTDNAEFRGFQTQLPSGNDVVTPKIPSENVPHYPQTQKTSEANGWVHCRSGEMLSPVKSAVLEVSIKVLDAAHSDRLSLDVSQVLETNKPGGTGSPLDLDCNNHARPSNSTDPFDGNDASMVSDVQAQQPENNESTIAAPMMEAQLPACSEDNSISNSLNESSSSENVYEIKESAGTLSTEVQSEIVKNMSVCENVATVDSAGPVEQVKPLCCTKDSISETVEVIAPHLPVKQEINCDKIKNNLCEADGGYTTVNDPLPLNSDVEAAKEIVDCPSHHERGNSIGMSSALSVANCLSSNHLKERMEKVNSSVTVTAQNCLNQNVTNSPVMDSQIPQGNLDQEIVARNDAVEAAPVNANVQPGSPKNIVPNDPAPNNCHIGTIRVKDVNSLVEPALARVQQYDFNSKAFEKFTVVVFTILQNRSRFIQRQAEAQMLPEEYSKIEYESALRDYTVTLYGRELMFTDFVLENYGSLTEEICMATLSRIESVYGKKYSYDDFQICLKDLNKLRINRLTQEYKKKCERNSVSGKVDSRPWGVDSTDNSTHSKPIGVHQESGNVSDRVNINYVNHQMPAVEPQPQFRALDQHTNAVGNTSVVKKPLKTYSRASLLGTLLEDSNTQQNSQMQGFSSSSNPVGIQQHTVSLLSNVLQSRTNTVSVVNKTVHNVESTQSSGNLLKTASNVASGKKGSTTTYHNHAQPQHIQQLQNEKSSMDYRRKQQELQVTAYRPTENGTSVITQANRPLGNMHYVNTEIGLATISIGKEATTTPVFNYPANAQLTTRNRYEPSQLISNVTGKNQNRQLASKEAVTNQPRVPNSAYSKNNDMAVSGASSQRVVSKAITCSGNNSQSVYIEQLQSTVNHYTPYIGTSQVYCPPVVQATYKSTDPTAQAYQSTVTHHQASGVLPTYDEVLRTKQFTQNLCSSYTQPFSTNVGQQLQHSTAAPVNHTSEQLNNIHPHLANENLYSTSTVRSSHNLSSSPYQAQNYLQHSNLANNVSQVQSNSFPNVSQMQSNAFPNNISQVQSNTFQQYSSLPSQQYAVSSSQQVNNFRQNVALNTYHLGQVSNRQYTPNISQQTASAAYQLYQRGATAPNVSLVPSGHLQASSLGRPGAAENARQAAYGHPTGAAAQVTADALRQQAAALELQKLLLTSDASKSAQRVARRAQRASLGQQSAQRAAGSNYAVGEHQAVQSGGSSVDHQQYQQHALPGQASYAASSSVGFVPPPEQVAAAADNNLDDVILVYEQRSNEPRTVSRDSGYTTPSPRVATNAVTNVIDAMDCEEGKVVKVEGEMKCVRCGETARELCSACRVASYCSKLCQLTDWESNHYAVCNSLSSVSEKMNVS
- the LOC134532707 gene encoding uncharacterized protein LOC134532707 isoform X3; amino-acid sequence: MKKAIFQLSMRCEVSVEKLTQEEINKYSKRNKHHKPKRKLTFVHDGLNKKRKIRSLPHQSACVSKLQNGSGFICHTGNFAHSNVTNGLPAPHLEQDHQNKASLGLAVNEPQELHASQSVPSSVLNIQRNGMTLQSDGTDWNRNCVGINSLSVVSPNPGMDTSRLQDYTDVSSGGTISTEMQKKINMKTLSEKFQITGLEIKPAKAVPTSTNGVHNTWGRSVSLDIKPSYLLKTTEAEINSNNTMSLKPASSGKCENSLSDGSKKSYAVMHAGKMQARSNNILSHPATSNTGATANMSIEDAAVAQLPPGTTLTLQSISAKKVPVTNENSASYPVFDKKSNTYKYSSDRSSSVSKENCNGRVGVSNDHPKNKNFHKNESINNITFHTDKFATEKPKNNRVLLSSDSQTKISDVFIKTEVDLNNPHFVLNVQENSVIRNPSLSNHIPESPQTYLDMPDISDKISSSTSKLVSHVWKRSNSETHKMSKFIPLQRRHSLDQYSDGGQRFLEYPMQLQKDKTIKHPDSTQYHHRQRPNIFRKTHVLERNVNCGSASNKTDCMLSSQTLSKDLPGSASQADCANHIEGKEKHTSVQIQQNSAQYNSNSMMPSQSKNVQVKNEDCEENPEESTCKETKILSVVNSSRSKCLSRRHSSCTSNHSSLKKKLKLLFGESDEDIVLDDNCPSPEKIFRRLSNTNFNMSSPTHEVSKISTSSKPSISENLTLDAGNLVQLDLSGSSIDKLFPSAADNEGGNSDKIQILPHLDDINSNLTTLDAIDTHNGQNHAEQTDSMEIHSESFIQNDVLPIPILTQCITTENSGSSDTSEKTQLHLQSAVSDSLENVILTHSSVNLSEINDAVTTNNDLESSGSAKIQPDDPQSKCDGLLNNSALFDEVSTDNAEFRGFQTQLPSGNDVVTPKIPSENVPHYPQTQKTSEANGWVHCRSGEMLSPVKSAVLEVSIKVLDAAHSDRLSLDVSQVLETNKPGGTGSPLDLDCNNHARPSNSTDPFDGNDASMVSDVQAQQPENNESTIAAPMMEAQLPACSEDNSISNSLNESSSSENVYEIKESAGTLSTEVQSEIVKNMSVCENVATVDSAGPVEQVKPLCCTKDSISETVEVIAPHLPVKQEINCDKIKNNLCEADGGYTTVNDPLPLNSDVEAAKEIVDCPSHHERGNSIGMSSALSVANCLSSNHLKERMEKVNSSVTVTAQNCLNQNVTNSPVMDSQIPQGNLDQEIVARNDAVEAAPVNANVQPGSPKNIVPNDPAPNNCHIGTIRVKDVNSLVEPALARVQQYDFNSKAFEKFTVVVFTILQNRSRFIQRQAEAQMLPEEYSKIEYESALRDYTVTLYGRELMFTDFVLENYGSLTEEICMATLSRIESVYGKKYSYDDFQICLKDLNKLRINRLTQEYKKKCERNSVSGKVDSRPWGVDSTDNSTHSKPIGVHQESGNVSDRVNINYVNHQMPAVEPQPQFRALDQHTNAVGNTSVVKKPLKTYSRASLLGTLLEDSNTQQNSQMQGFSSSSNPVGIQQHTVSLLSNVLQSRTNTVSVVNKTVHNVESTQSSGNLLKTASNVASGKKGSTTTYHNHAQPQHIQQLQNEKSSMDYRRKQQELQVTAYRPTENGTSVITQANRPLGNMHYVNTEIGLATISIGKEATTTPVFNYPANAQLTTRNRYEPSQLISNVTGKNQNRQLASKEAVTNQPRVPNSAYSKNNDMAVSGASSQRVVSKAITCSGNNSQSVYIEQLQSTVNHYTPYIGTSQVYCPPVVQATYKSTDPTAQAYQSTVTHHQASGVLPTYDEVLRTKQFTQNLCSSYTQPFSTNVGQQLQHSTAAPVNHTSEQLNNIHPHLANENLYSTSTVRSSHNLSSSPYQAQNYLQHSNLANNVSQVQSNSFPNVSQMQSNAFPNNISQVQSNTFQQYSSLPSQQYAVSSSQQVNNFRQNVALNTYHLGQVSNRQYTPNISQQTASAAYQLYQRGATAPNVSLVPSGHLQASSLGRPGAAENARQAAYGHPTGAAAQVTADALRQQAAALELQKLLLTSDASKSAQRVARRAQRASLGQQSAQRAAGSNYAVGEHQAVQSGGSSVDHQQYQQHALPGQASYAASSSVGFVPPPEQVAAAADNNLDDVILVYEQRSNEPRTVSRDSGYTTPSPRVATNAVTNVIDAMDCEESVMSAFRAVQGKVVKVEGEMKCVRCGETARELCSACRVASYCSKLCQLTDWESNHYAVCNSLSSVSEKMNVS
- the LOC134532707 gene encoding uncharacterized protein LOC134532707 isoform X1, whose protein sequence is MDTSRKCSEKIGKAKLTRSLRTWLLSCGGRQNRRRHLEKLRETLVELGNVQTMKKAIFQLSMRCEVSVEKLTQEEINKYSKRNKHHKPKRKLTFVHDGLNKKRKIRSLPHQSACVSKLQNGSGFICHTGNFAHSNVTNGLPAPHLEQDHQNKASLGLAVNEPQELHASQSVPSSVLNIQRNGMTLQSDGTDWNRNCVGINSLSVVSPNPGMDTSRLQDYTDVSSGGTISTEMQKKINMKTLSEKFQITGLEIKPAKAVPTSTNGVHNTWGRSVSLDIKPSYLLKTTEAEINSNNTMSLKPASSGKCENSLSDGSKKSYAVMHAGKMQARSNNILSHPATSNTGATANMSIEDAAVAQLPPGTTLTLQSISAKKVPVTNENSASYPVFDKKSNTYKYSSDRSSSVSKENCNGRVGVSNDHPKNKNFHKNESINNITFHTDKFATEKPKNNRVLLSSDSQTKISDVFIKTEVDLNNPHFVLNVQENSVIRNPSLSNHIPESPQTYLDMPDISDKISSSTSKLVSHVWKRSNSETHKMSKFIPLQRRHSLDQYSDGGQRFLEYPMQLQKDKTIKHPDSTQYHHRQRPNIFRKTHVLERNVNCGSASNKTDCMLSSQTLSKDLPGSASQADCANHIEGKEKHTSVQIQQNSAQYNSNSMMPSQSKNVQVKNEDCEENPEESTCKETKILSVVNSSRSKCLSRRHSSCTSNHSSLKKKLKLLFGESDEDIVLDDNCPSPEKIFRRLSNTNFNMSSPTHEVSKISTSSKPSISENLTLDAGNLVQLDLSGSSIDKLFPSAADNEGGNSDKIQILPHLDDINSNLTTLDAIDTHNGQNHAEQTDSMEIHSESFIQNDVLPIPILTQCITTENSGSSDTSEKTQLHLQSAVSDSLENVILTHSSVNLSEINDAVTTNNDLESSGSAKIQPDDPQSKCDGLLNNSALFDEVSTDNAEFRGFQTQLPSGNDVVTPKIPSENVPHYPQTQKTSEANGWVHCRSGEMLSPVKSAVLEVSIKVLDAAHSDRLSLDVSQVLETNKPGGTGSPLDLDCNNHARPSNSTDPFDGNDASMVSDVQAQQPENNESTIAAPMMEAQLPACSEDNSISNSLNESSSSENVYEIKESAGTLSTEVQSEIVKNMSVCENVATVDSAGPVEQVKPLCCTKDSISETVEVIAPHLPVKQEINCDKIKNNLCEADGGYTTVNDPLPLNSDVEAAKEIVDCPSHHERGNSIGMSSALSVANCLSSNHLKERMEKVNSSVTVTAQNCLNQNVTNSPVMDSQIPQGNLDQEIVARNDAVEAAPVNANVQPGSPKNIVPNDPAPNNCHIGTIRVKDVNSLVEPALARVQQYDFNSKAFEKFTVVVFTILQNRSRFIQRQAEAQMLPEEYSKIEYESALRDYTVTLYGRELMFTDFVLENYGSLTEEICMATLSRIESVYGKKYSYDDFQICLKDLNKLRINRLTQEYKKKCERNSVSGKVDSRPWGVDSTDNSTHSKPIGVHQESGNVSDRVNINYVNHQMPAVEPQPQFRALDQHTNAVGNTSVVKKPLKTYSRASLLGTLLEDSNTQQNSQMQGFSSSSNPVGIQQHTVSLLSNVLQSRTNTVSVVNKTVHNVESTQSSGNLLKTASNVASGKKGSTTTYHNHAQPQHIQQLQNEKSSMDYRRKQQELQVTAYRPTENGTSVITQANRPLGNMHYVNTEIGLATISIGKEATTTPVFNYPANAQLTTRNRYEPSQLISNVTGKNQNRQLASKEAVTNQPRVPNSAYSKNNDMAVSGASSQRVVSKAITCSGNNSQSVYIEQLQSTVNHYTPYIGTSQVYCPPVVQATYKSTDPTAQAYQSTVTHHQASGVLPTYDEVLRTKQFTQNLCSSYTQPFSTNVGQQLQHSTAAPVNHTSEQLNNIHPHLANENLYSTSTVRSSHNLSSSPYQAQNYLQHSNLANNVSQVQSNSFPNVSQMQSNAFPNNISQVQSNTFQQYSSLPSQQYAVSSSQQVNNFRQNVALNTYHLGQVSNRQYTPNISQQTASAAYQLYQRGATAPNVSLVPSGHLQASSLGRPGAAENARQAAYGHPTGAAAQVTADALRQQAAALELQKLLLTSDASKSAQRVARRAQRASLGQQSAQRAAGSNYAVGEHQAVQSGGSSVDHQQYQQHALPGQASYAASSSVGFVPPPEQVAAAADNNLDDVILVYEQRSNEPRTVSRDSGYTTPSPRVATNAVTNVIDAMDCEESVMSAFRAVQGKVVKVEGEMKCVRCGETARELCSACRVASYCSKLCQLTDWESNHYAVCNSLSSVSEKMNVS